ATATTCGATCCAAACTCAAACCTGTCACCCACGTGTCAGCAGCAGGACTCCGGCTGCCCAGAGCACAATAATTACCGTGGCCGCAAAGTCTCTGCCCCTCCAGGAAAGGGGATACATCGCGGTCCTTTCCATCCCCGGCCGGTATCCCCTGGCTTCCAGGGCCAGGGCGAGTTCATCGGCCCGACGGAAAAGTCCGATGAATACGGGGAGAATAACCGACATCAGGACCCTGGACCTGGCCCTCAACCCTCCCCTCCCCGGATCGGCGCCCCGGGACCGCTGGGCTTTCCAGACCCGTTCCGTTTCGCCTGTCAGGACGGGGATGAACCGGATGGCTATCATCATCATGAGGGAGAAATCCTGGACAGGGAACTTGACCCGCTTCAGTGGTGTAAGCATGGCTTCGAGTCCGCGTGTGATGGACAGGGGCGTCGTCG
Above is a genomic segment from bacterium containing:
- a CDS encoding energy-coupling factor transporter transmembrane component T, producing the protein MSFSNIALGNYYPARSPIHSLDPRFKIVALAGLMMATFLIDSPGGVGLHSAAIAAAIVLSGVPVPVFLRGLRVFAILFLFTAVLHLFFTPGTPVLEITAPVTISITSEGITRGLLISWRLITVIALSSLLTYTTTPLSITRGLEAMLTPLKRVKFPVQDFSLMMMIAIRFIPVLTGETERVWKAQRSRGADPGRGGLRARSRVLMSVILPVFIGLFRRADELALALEARGYRPGMERTAMYPLSWRGRDFAATVIIVLWAAGVLLLTRG